A portion of the Hydractinia symbiolongicarpus strain clone_291-10 chromosome 10, HSymV2.1, whole genome shotgun sequence genome contains these proteins:
- the LOC130613086 gene encoding uncharacterized protein LOC130613086 isoform X1, whose amino-acid sequence MDSTDKLLHSFASSCISHYKMSIRKVLHNVVRLSSTRASFRTSTANADIIQQQNSSEYSLDGEKIECRLKFNKTGDRTEEELAMIVESARAKSFDDSLKNVASVKFEAT is encoded by the exons ATGG ATTCAACAGACAAACTATTACACAGCTTCGCTTCTTCTTGTATTTCTCATTACAAGATGTCGATACGAAAAGTCTTACACAATGTCGTACGGTTGTCATCCACAAGAGCAAGTTTTAGAACTAGTACTGCAAACGCTG aTATCATTCAGCAACAAAATTCTTCAGAGTATTCACTTGATGGAGAGAAGATTGAGTGTAGACTCAAATTCAATAAAACAG GTGACAGAACAGAAGAAGAACTGGCGATGATTGTCGAAAGCGCTCGCGCGAAATCTTTTGACGACAGTTTGAAGAATGTTGCTTCTGTTAAATTCGAGGCAACTTGA
- the LOC130613086 gene encoding uncharacterized protein LOC130613086 isoform X2 — MSIRKVLHNVVRLSSTRASFRTSTANADIIQQQNSSEYSLDGEKIECRLKFNKTGDRTEEELAMIVESARAKSFDDSLKNVASVKFEAT, encoded by the exons ATGTCGATACGAAAAGTCTTACACAATGTCGTACGGTTGTCATCCACAAGAGCAAGTTTTAGAACTAGTACTGCAAACGCTG aTATCATTCAGCAACAAAATTCTTCAGAGTATTCACTTGATGGAGAGAAGATTGAGTGTAGACTCAAATTCAATAAAACAG GTGACAGAACAGAAGAAGAACTGGCGATGATTGTCGAAAGCGCTCGCGCGAAATCTTTTGACGACAGTTTGAAGAATGTTGCTTCTGTTAAATTCGAGGCAACTTGA
- the LOC130613081 gene encoding protein ILRUN-like, which produces MDVDTAADIEFELINKLNTMGTRDKEDILAQFQSIVGSQLSPGGCSFYLEMGNWNLQTALCAYYDVTSSSDQLPNIEIIDETIHTSEHSVPPNQRFLKTWRLKNTGNEKWPCNLKLKFVNGFNFDHCEHVALPSIDPNETTDVVVAMTSPLEQGLYQAQWRVVTLSGTYCGGVFNVEVNVSSSNILSLTQQMSNLGSQADITRSEHSEPILTPLRTPVAATPYCSPTGYGIFGGNSVPTSILNDHLPTIDESTLAQQLQRTNIINSYEKNEHQIDFNNTSSSS; this is translated from the exons ATGGACGTAGATACTGCTGCTGATATAGAATttgaattaataaataaactaaataCCATGGGTACCAGGGACAAAGAAGATATATTGGCTCAATTTCAAAGTATTGTTGGAAGTCAATTAAGTCCAGGAGGTTGCAGTTTCTATCTAGAAATGGGAAATTG GAATTTGCAG ACTGCTTTGTGTGCTTACTATGATGTTACAAGCTCTTCAGATCAATTACCGAATATTGAAATAATTGATGAGACCATACATACAAGTGAACACAGTGTACCACCAAATCAACGATTTCTCAAAACATGGAGATTAAAGAACACAG GAAATGAGAAGTGGCCGTGCAATCTTAAACTAAAATTTGTCAACGGTTTTAATTTTGACCATTGTGAGCATGTAGCTCTTCCTTCCATTGATCCAAACGAAACAACAGACGTTGTTGTTGCAATGACGTCTCCGTTGGAACAGGGTTTGTACCAAGCACAATGGCGAGTCGTGACTTTATCTGGAACCTATTGTGGAG GAGTGTTTAACGTTGAAGTTAATGTTTCGTCTTCAAATATATTATCTTTAACGCAACAAATGTCGAATCTGGGCAGCCAAGCAGACATAACTAGATCAGAACACTCCGAACCTATATTAACTCCACTCCGGACTCCAGTAGCTGCGACACCATATTGCTCGCCTACCGGCTATGGTATTTTTGGTGGGAATTCG gttcCTACTAGTATATTAAATGATCATTTGCCGACCATAGATGAATCAACTTTAGCTCAACAATTACAAAGGACTAACATAATAAACAGCTACGAGAAAAATGAACATCAAATAGATTTTAATAATACGTCTTCATCAAGTTAG